A single genomic interval of Mustela nigripes isolate SB6536 chromosome 7, MUSNIG.SB6536, whole genome shotgun sequence harbors:
- the OPRL1 gene encoding nociceptin receptor isoform X1 encodes MESLFPAPFWEVLYSGHLQGNLSLLSPNHSLLPPHLLLNTSHAAFLPLGLKVTIVGLYLAVCIGGLLGNCLVMYVILRHTKMKTATNIYIFNLALADTLVLLTLPFQGTDVLLGFWPFGNALCKTVIAIDYYNMFTSTFTLTAMSVDRYVAICHPIRALDVRTSSKAQAVNVAIWALASVVGVPVAIMGSAQVEDEEVECLVEIPAPQDYWGPVFAVCIFLFSFIIPVLVISVCYSLMIRRLRGVRLLSGSREKDRNLRRITRLVLVVVAVFVGCWTPVQVFVLAQGLGVQPGSEAAVAVLRFCTALGYVNSCLNPILYAFLDENFKACFRKFCCAPALRRETQVSDRVRSIAKDVALACKTSETVPRPA; translated from the exons ATGGagtccctcttccctgctcccttCTGGGAGGTCCTCTACAGTGGCCACCTGCAGGGCAACCTGTCCCTCCTGAGCCCCAACcacagcctgctgcccccccaccTTCTGCTCAACACCAGCCACGCCGCATTCCTGCCCCTTGGGCTCAAGGTCACCATTGTGGGGCTTTACCTGGCTGTCTGCATTGGGGGACTCCTGGGGAACTGCCTCGTCATGTATGTCATCCTCAG ACACACCAAGATGAAGACGGCCACCAACATCTACATCTTTAACCTGGCCCTGGCAGACACTTTGGTGCTGCTGACACTGCCCTTCCAGGGCACGGACGTCCTCCTGGGCTTCTGGCCATTTGGAAATGCCCTGTGCAAGACAGTCATTGCCATCGACTATTACAACATGTTCACCAGCACCTTCACCTTGACCGCCATGAGTGtggaccgctatgtggccatctgccaccCCATCCGAGCTCTCGATGTCCGGACGTCCAGCAAGGCTCAGGCTGTCAACGTGGCCATCTGGGCTCTGGCGTCCGTGGTCGGTGTTCCTGTTGCCATCATGGGCTCGGCGCAGGTCGAGGATGAAG AGGTCGAGTGTCTGGTGGAGATCCCCGCCCCACAGGACTACTGGGGCCCCGTGTTTGCCGTCTgcatcttcctcttctccttcatcATCCCCGTGCTTGTCATCTCCGTCTGCTACAGCCTCATGATCCGGCGGCTGCGTGGCGTGCGCCTGCTGTCCGGCTCCCGCGAGAAAGACCGGAACCTGCGGCGCATCACGCggctggtgctggtggtggtggccGTGTTTGTGGGCTGCTGGACGCCTGTGCAGGTCTTCGTGCTGGCACAAGGCCTGGGGGTGCAGCCGGGTAGCGAGGCTGCCGTGGCTGTCCTGCGCTTCTGCACGGCGCTCGGCTACGTCAACAGCTGCCTCAACCCCATCCTCTACGCCTTCTTGGATGAGAATTTCAAGGCCTGCTTCCGAAAGTTCTGCTGTGCCCCGGCCCTGCGCCGGGAGACGCAGGTGTCCGACCGTGTGCGCAGCATTGCCAAGGACGTGGCCCTTGCCTGCAAGACTTCTGAGACAGTACCACGGCCTGCATGA
- the OPRL1 gene encoding nociceptin receptor isoform X2: protein MKTATNIYIFNLALADTLVLLTLPFQGTDVLLGFWPFGNALCKTVIAIDYYNMFTSTFTLTAMSVDRYVAICHPIRALDVRTSSKAQAVNVAIWALASVVGVPVAIMGSAQVEDEEVECLVEIPAPQDYWGPVFAVCIFLFSFIIPVLVISVCYSLMIRRLRGVRLLSGSREKDRNLRRITRLVLVVVAVFVGCWTPVQVFVLAQGLGVQPGSEAAVAVLRFCTALGYVNSCLNPILYAFLDENFKACFRKFCCAPALRRETQVSDRVRSIAKDVALACKTSETVPRPA, encoded by the exons ATGAAGACGGCCACCAACATCTACATCTTTAACCTGGCCCTGGCAGACACTTTGGTGCTGCTGACACTGCCCTTCCAGGGCACGGACGTCCTCCTGGGCTTCTGGCCATTTGGAAATGCCCTGTGCAAGACAGTCATTGCCATCGACTATTACAACATGTTCACCAGCACCTTCACCTTGACCGCCATGAGTGtggaccgctatgtggccatctgccaccCCATCCGAGCTCTCGATGTCCGGACGTCCAGCAAGGCTCAGGCTGTCAACGTGGCCATCTGGGCTCTGGCGTCCGTGGTCGGTGTTCCTGTTGCCATCATGGGCTCGGCGCAGGTCGAGGATGAAG AGGTCGAGTGTCTGGTGGAGATCCCCGCCCCACAGGACTACTGGGGCCCCGTGTTTGCCGTCTgcatcttcctcttctccttcatcATCCCCGTGCTTGTCATCTCCGTCTGCTACAGCCTCATGATCCGGCGGCTGCGTGGCGTGCGCCTGCTGTCCGGCTCCCGCGAGAAAGACCGGAACCTGCGGCGCATCACGCggctggtgctggtggtggtggccGTGTTTGTGGGCTGCTGGACGCCTGTGCAGGTCTTCGTGCTGGCACAAGGCCTGGGGGTGCAGCCGGGTAGCGAGGCTGCCGTGGCTGTCCTGCGCTTCTGCACGGCGCTCGGCTACGTCAACAGCTGCCTCAACCCCATCCTCTACGCCTTCTTGGATGAGAATTTCAAGGCCTGCTTCCGAAAGTTCTGCTGTGCCCCGGCCCTGCGCCGGGAGACGCAGGTGTCCGACCGTGTGCGCAGCATTGCCAAGGACGTGGCCCTTGCCTGCAAGACTTCTGAGACAGTACCACGGCCTGCATGA